The following proteins are encoded in a genomic region of Ignavibacteriota bacterium:
- a CDS encoding N-acetylneuraminate synthase family protein, which yields MTRTLQIGSRPVGDGHPVYIIAEIGINHNGSLDNAKRLIDAASDAGCDAVKFQKRTPELCVPEAQKSKMRETPWGYITYLEYRHKVEFWKEEYEDIAEHCRARGIDWFASCWDEEAVDFMESFDPPCYKVQSAAVTDTALLEKLRGTGKPLLLSTGMSTMDEIRSAVSLLDVERLLIMHATSTYPCPNTQLNLNMIRTLRDVFPCPVGYSGHEVGLPTTAAAVALGACAVERHITLDRSMWGSDQAASIEPGGFKRLVTYIRAVEDALGDGIKQVYPEESIARERLRRV from the coding sequence ATGACACGCACACTGCAGATCGGCTCGCGGCCCGTCGGTGACGGCCACCCCGTGTATATCATCGCCGAAATCGGCATCAACCACAACGGCAGTCTCGACAACGCAAAACGACTGATCGATGCTGCCAGTGATGCCGGGTGCGACGCGGTGAAATTTCAGAAACGTACTCCCGAGTTGTGTGTTCCCGAGGCCCAGAAGTCCAAAATGCGCGAGACTCCATGGGGTTATATAACATATCTCGAGTATCGGCATAAAGTGGAGTTCTGGAAAGAGGAGTATGAGGACATTGCAGAACACTGCCGCGCGCGCGGCATTGACTGGTTCGCCTCGTGCTGGGACGAGGAGGCCGTCGATTTTATGGAATCGTTCGATCCTCCGTGTTACAAGGTGCAGTCCGCCGCCGTCACGGATACTGCCCTGCTCGAGAAATTGCGAGGGACGGGGAAGCCATTGTTGTTATCGACGGGCATGTCCACCATGGACGAGATACGGTCCGCCGTGTCCTTGCTCGACGTCGAACGGCTGCTCATTATGCATGCAACAAGTACCTACCCGTGTCCCAACACACAACTGAATCTGAACATGATCAGGACGCTGCGCGATGTGTTCCCATGTCCGGTGGGCTACTCGGGGCATGAGGTCGGTCTCCCGACCACGGCGGCGGCGGTGGCACTCGGGGCGTGCGCGGTGGAACGCCACATCACCCTCGATCGCTCCATGTGGGGATCGGATCAGGCGGCATCCATCGAGCCCGGCGGATTTAAACGTCTCGTCACCTATATACGCGCCGTTGAGGATGCCCTCGGCGACGGAATCAAACAGGTCTATCCTGAAGAATCGATTGCCCGCGAACGCCTCCGTCGCGTATAA
- a CDS encoding acylneuraminate cytidylyltransferase family protein, protein MNVLALIPARAGSKSLRDKNIYPFKGKPLLAHSIEQALACEAIHRVLVSTDSEEYARIAREYGAETPFLRPPEFAQDNSTDLEVFHHTLTWMKENEGAIPDICVHLRPTYPIRDTRDITACIEQLASDNSLDSVRSISPVPITPYKMWTLGDADMLVPVMSSDLREPYNMPRQQLPRVYYHNGCIDVVRSSVILEQGLMSGTRIRGHLMDHFFDIDDLFDLEKAGTGVLPDVRGRTFAFDIDGVLATIVRDMRYDTAGPIHDSIALVNRLYDAGNTIFLYTARGTMTGLDWRAVTERQMQDWGVKYHRLYMGKPGADYYIDDRFTSLHLIETALRLGNTADSYSVTL, encoded by the coding sequence ATGAACGTTCTCGCCCTCATTCCCGCGCGTGCCGGCTCGAAGAGTCTGCGTGATAAAAACATTTATCCGTTCAAGGGCAAGCCCTTGCTCGCGCACAGCATCGAACAGGCGCTCGCCTGCGAGGCAATTCACCGCGTGCTGGTGAGCACCGACAGCGAGGAGTATGCGCGGATCGCCCGTGAATACGGGGCCGAGACGCCCTTCCTGCGTCCGCCCGAATTCGCGCAGGACAATAGCACGGATCTGGAAGTCTTCCATCACACGCTGACATGGATGAAGGAGAACGAGGGCGCGATTCCCGATATCTGCGTCCATCTGCGTCCCACGTATCCAATTCGCGACACGCGGGACATCACCGCGTGTATCGAGCAACTCGCCTCCGACAACAGTCTCGATTCGGTGCGCAGCATCTCGCCGGTACCCATCACGCCGTATAAAATGTGGACTCTTGGAGACGCGGACATGCTCGTCCCGGTGATGTCGTCCGATCTTCGTGAACCCTACAATATGCCGCGTCAGCAACTCCCGCGTGTATATTATCACAACGGATGCATCGACGTGGTGCGAAGCAGTGTGATACTCGAACAAGGACTGATGTCGGGGACGCGCATTCGCGGACACCTGATGGATCACTTCTTCGACATCGACGACCTGTTCGATCTCGAGAAGGCCGGCACGGGTGTGCTGCCCGATGTTCGCGGACGAACCTTTGCCTTCGACATCGACGGGGTACTCGCCACCATCGTGCGCGACATGCGGTACGACACCGCCGGCCCCATCCACGATTCGATTGCTCTTGTCAACCGTCTCTACGACGCGGGGAATACCATATTCCTGTATACGGCGCGCGGCACCATGACCGGTCTGGATTGGCGTGCGGTAACAGAGCGCCAGATGCAGGATTGGGGTGTGAAGTATCACCGGCTGTACATGGGAAAGCCGGGCGCGGATTACTATATCGACGATCGATTTACATCGCTGCATCTTATCGAGACAGCCCTGCGTCTGGGCAACACAGCGGATTCGTATTCTGTCACACTCTGA
- a CDS encoding glycosyltransferase family 2 protein yields MMHTLHETHDGNGRTIIRLNQDGGEVPRFSVVIPTYNRGQVLKEAVVSLQMQNEKRFEIIVVDNGPSTDNTEAVMRALAAGDPRIIYVITTEQGDFISRNIGCRMARADIILSMDDDWEMLDPDTLGYMIERFAGDPSLGVLGLGHREVELERGVSGLRRWWYRIARYTYAAGKISRWGRVSTRMYYLPYGMEHRVDHVKGACQAFRTDIARRVGFFPTFYTSNGIGYRSETELCRRFVRAGYYIEYSTRYTGLHKATPRPQGLQERARTIAAVRQWSRNNMLFTARNYWSPATAWLFAAYDLCVGNRNQPGMLRVFGLTHWMQISLLRSSIRGKLEGYRDYRRRYFDLSVTE; encoded by the coding sequence ATGATGCATACGTTACACGAAACACACGATGGCAACGGCCGGACAATCATTCGTCTGAATCAGGACGGTGGCGAGGTTCCTCGTTTTTCCGTGGTTATACCTACATATAACCGGGGACAGGTGTTGAAAGAAGCGGTTGTATCGCTGCAGATGCAGAACGAGAAGCGCTTCGAGATCATCGTGGTGGATAACGGCCCCTCCACAGACAATACCGAAGCGGTGATGCGTGCTCTCGCCGCGGGTGATCCCAGAATTATATATGTAATCACAACGGAACAGGGTGATTTTATTTCGCGTAACATCGGCTGCCGTATGGCCCGCGCGGATATCATCCTGAGCATGGACGACGACTGGGAGATGCTGGACCCGGATACTCTCGGATATATGATCGAGCGTTTTGCAGGCGATCCGTCACTGGGTGTGCTTGGACTCGGACACAGGGAAGTAGAGCTCGAAAGAGGGGTTTCCGGACTGCGGCGCTGGTGGTATCGGATCGCCCGCTACACCTATGCAGCCGGAAAAATATCACGATGGGGGCGCGTCTCGACACGAATGTATTATCTGCCGTATGGGATGGAACACCGGGTGGACCATGTGAAGGGTGCGTGTCAGGCGTTCCGTACGGACATCGCCAGGAGAGTGGGATTTTTTCCAACATTTTATACAAGTAACGGTATTGGCTATCGTTCCGAAACCGAACTCTGCCGGCGCTTTGTGCGGGCAGGGTATTACATCGAGTATTCCACACGGTACACAGGTCTTCACAAGGCAACCCCGCGCCCGCAGGGACTGCAGGAGCGTGCACGGACAATTGCCGCGGTGCGTCAATGGTCGCGCAACAATATGTTGTTTACAGCGCGCAACTACTGGTCGCCGGCCACCGCCTGGCTGTTTGCCGCGTACGACCTCTGTGTCGGGAACCGCAATCAGCCGGGCATGCTGCGTGTGTTCGGTCTGACACACTGGATGCAGATCTCGTTGCTGCGATCGAGTATACGTGGCAAGCTCGAGGGCTACCGTGATTACAGGCGCCGGTACTTCGACTTGTCGGTCACAGAATAA
- a CDS encoding glycosyltransferase has product MVDTSQPGQPGDPRFSIIIPSYQQGEYLEEAIRSVLLQAYDDVECIVVDGGSNDTTPHILAAYRDLLTWSVSEPDRGQAHAVNKGFAVAQGRLLTFMGSDDMLMPGALRDAAERWKADPTCGAVTGAFVYMDSASCIMSSPRLPYVEGGTPADFSTGTSYRLHQVATFYSAACLDEVGRTVQEELRYTMDRELLMRVARVRGITLSEAVYAAFRMHGANKSDADTLPFYREFAALPLRFLDGNTAADRSRRRTARRILAHGYRKYALQSPSLWRGVLSMLRMMTIAPGYACRVSSLRSWIYVLRLRRRSPETFA; this is encoded by the coding sequence ATGGTAGACACTTCTCAACCCGGACAGCCCGGAGACCCTCGTTTCAGCATCATCATCCCATCGTATCAACAGGGTGAATATCTCGAGGAGGCGATACGGAGCGTATTGTTGCAGGCGTACGACGATGTTGAGTGCATCGTGGTTGACGGAGGCAGCAACGACACCACGCCACACATTCTCGCCGCGTACAGGGATCTTCTGACCTGGTCGGTCAGCGAACCCGACCGCGGACAGGCCCATGCGGTGAACAAGGGTTTTGCCGTCGCGCAGGGTCGGCTTCTGACCTTCATGGGCAGCGACGACATGCTGATGCCCGGCGCGTTGCGCGATGCCGCCGAGCGCTGGAAGGCGGATCCGACATGCGGAGCGGTGACGGGCGCTTTTGTGTACATGGACAGCGCCTCCTGCATCATGTCATCACCTCGTCTTCCGTATGTGGAAGGGGGAACACCCGCCGATTTTAGCACAGGAACCTCGTACCGGCTGCATCAAGTGGCGACGTTTTATTCTGCCGCATGTCTCGACGAAGTGGGACGGACGGTCCAAGAAGAATTGCGTTACACAATGGACAGAGAATTGCTGATGCGTGTGGCTCGAGTGCGCGGCATCACTCTCTCGGAGGCGGTCTATGCCGCCTTCCGTATGCATGGTGCGAATAAAAGTGATGCCGACACTTTGCCGTTTTACAGGGAATTCGCCGCTCTCCCCTTGCGCTTCCTCGATGGCAACACCGCGGCCGACCGGTCGCGACGACGTACGGCGCGTCGCATCCTCGCGCATGGATACAGAAAATACGCATTGCAGTCACCGTCCCTTTGGAGGGGCGTGCTGTCGATGTTGCGTATGATGACCATAGCTCCGGGGTATGCGTGCCGCGTATCGAGTCTGAGATCGTGGATATATGTACTCAGACTGCGTCGACGCAGTCCCGAGACATTCGCATAA